The following coding sequences lie in one Halogeometricum rufum genomic window:
- the aroA gene encoding 3-phosphoshikimate 1-carboxyvinyltransferase, whose translation MDVTVSPSRVAGRTRAPPSKSYTHRAILAAGYGASATVLNPLVSADTRATMRAVDAFGGETELADDGSELVVDGFDGRPDAPDDVVNCENSGTTMRLVTACAALGDDLTVLTGDDSLRSRPQGPLLDAVGELGGRGESTRRNGRAPLVVGDGMTGGAVSIPGDVSSQYITALLMAGAVTDEGVDVALETELKSAPYVDITLELLAEYGVDAEATAEGFSVAGGQSYAPAGGEYEVPGDFSSISYLLAAGAVAAADGDTVVVEGARPSAQGDAAIVDVVRDMGAEVDWDRDAGELTVSRAALSGTTVDVGDTPDLLPTIAALGAVADGDTVIENCEHVRYKETDRVRAMAEELGKMGASVTEEEDRLTIHGDETDLAGATVDGRHDHRIVMSLAVAGLVADGETTVTGAEHVDVSFPNFFETLDSLGASVQRS comes from the coding sequence ATGGACGTCACCGTCTCGCCGTCTCGCGTCGCAGGTCGAACCCGCGCCCCGCCGTCGAAGAGCTACACCCACCGCGCCATCCTCGCCGCCGGGTACGGCGCGTCGGCGACGGTGCTGAACCCCCTCGTCAGCGCCGACACGCGGGCGACGATGCGCGCCGTGGACGCCTTCGGCGGCGAGACCGAGTTGGCGGACGACGGCTCCGAGTTGGTCGTGGACGGGTTCGACGGCCGCCCCGACGCGCCCGACGACGTGGTGAACTGCGAGAACTCCGGGACGACGATGCGCCTGGTCACCGCCTGCGCCGCCCTCGGCGACGACCTGACCGTCCTCACCGGCGACGACTCGCTCCGCTCCCGCCCGCAGGGTCCGCTCCTCGACGCCGTCGGGGAACTGGGCGGCCGCGGCGAGTCCACGCGGCGAAACGGACGGGCGCCCCTCGTCGTCGGTGACGGGATGACCGGCGGCGCGGTGTCGATTCCGGGCGACGTCTCCTCGCAGTACATCACGGCGCTCCTGATGGCCGGCGCCGTCACCGACGAGGGCGTCGACGTGGCGTTAGAGACGGAACTGAAGTCCGCGCCGTACGTCGACATCACGCTCGAACTCCTCGCCGAGTACGGCGTCGACGCCGAGGCGACGGCGGAGGGCTTCTCCGTCGCGGGCGGGCAGTCCTACGCCCCCGCAGGCGGCGAGTACGAGGTGCCCGGCGACTTCTCCTCCATCTCCTACCTCCTCGCCGCGGGCGCCGTCGCCGCCGCCGACGGGGACACCGTCGTCGTCGAGGGCGCCCGACCGAGCGCACAGGGCGACGCCGCCATCGTGGACGTCGTTCGCGACATGGGCGCCGAAGTGGACTGGGACCGGGACGCGGGCGAACTCACCGTCTCGCGGGCGGCCCTCTCGGGGACGACGGTGGACGTCGGCGACACGCCGGACCTCCTGCCGACCATCGCCGCCCTCGGCGCCGTCGCCGACGGCGACACCGTCATCGAGAACTGCGAGCACGTCCGCTACAAGGAGACGGACCGCGTGCGCGCGATGGCCGAGGAACTCGGAAAGATGGGCGCGTCGGTGACCGAGGAGGAGGACCGCCTCACGATTCACGGCGACGAGACGGACCTCGCGGGCGCGACGGTTGACGGCCGTCACGACCACCGCATCGTCATGTCGCTGGCCGTCGCCGGACTCGTCGCCGACGGCGAGACGACGGTGACCGGCGCCGAACACGTCGACGTGTCGTTCCCGAACTTCTTCGAGACGCTGGACTCGCTAGGGGCGTCGGTCCAGCGGTCGTAG